One genomic segment of Streptomyces sp. RerS4 includes these proteins:
- a CDS encoding phosphatase PAP2 family protein — MGEASVKTLETRTDVASPPVTESEARPKAEGALLTRLRAPRRPRIWFEVLLIAISYWTYSLIRNAVPEQKAVALANADWIWSIERGLGIAVERSVNHAVNSVTWLVVGMNYYYATLHFIVTIGVLVWIYRFHPGRYAATRLVLFATTGVALVGYYFYPLAPPRLMNGGGFVDTVLVHHTWGSMASGNLKNMSNQYAAMPSMHIGWSLWCGLTIYAVACAPWARILGLLYPTVTLVVIVATANHFWLDAVGGLLCLAFGYWLSRSWYGALPHRLPRHPLHTGPHPATSAVLNRIRARG; from the coding sequence ATGGGTGAAGCGAGCGTGAAGACACTGGAAACCCGGACGGACGTCGCGTCACCCCCCGTGACCGAGAGCGAGGCCCGTCCGAAGGCCGAGGGTGCCCTCCTGACCCGCCTGCGCGCACCGCGCCGGCCGCGGATCTGGTTCGAGGTCCTGCTGATCGCCATCAGCTACTGGACCTACTCGCTCATCCGCAACGCGGTGCCGGAGCAGAAGGCCGTCGCGCTGGCGAACGCGGACTGGATCTGGAGCATCGAGCGCGGTCTGGGCATCGCGGTGGAACGGTCCGTCAACCACGCCGTGAACTCGGTGACGTGGCTGGTCGTCGGCATGAACTACTACTACGCCACGCTCCACTTCATCGTGACCATCGGCGTCCTGGTGTGGATCTACCGTTTCCATCCGGGGCGTTACGCCGCCACCCGCCTCGTCCTCTTCGCCACCACGGGCGTCGCCCTGGTCGGCTACTACTTCTACCCGCTGGCGCCGCCCCGCCTGATGAACGGCGGCGGGTTCGTGGACACCGTGCTGGTCCACCACACCTGGGGCTCGATGGCCTCGGGCAACCTCAAGAACATGTCGAACCAGTACGCGGCGATGCCGTCCATGCACATAGGGTGGTCGCTCTGGTGCGGCCTGACGATCTACGCGGTCGCCTGCGCCCCCTGGGCCCGCATCCTGGGCCTGCTCTACCCGACGGTGACCCTGGTGGTCATCGTGGCCACCGCCAACCACTTCTGGCTCGACGCGGTGGGCGGCCTGCTCTGCCTCGCCTTCGGCTACTGGCTCTCGCGCAGCTGGTACGGCGCCCTCCCCCACCGCCTCCCCCGCCACCCCCTCCACACGGGCCCGCACCCGGCGACGTCGGCCGTCCTGAACCGAATCCGCGCCCGGGGCTGA
- a CDS encoding bifunctional serine/threonine protein kinase/MFS transporter has translation MEPLTGEDPAHIGSYRLIARLGAGGMGLVYLGRSDLGRTVAVKVVQTEYAQHTEFRRRFAREVAAARRVGGLWTADVLDADTEAAVPWVATQYIPGPDLTTVVKRDFGPLPEQSVRTLANRLALALRAVHEVGLIHRDLKPSNVLITVDGPRVIDFGIARAMDSLAGDSLHTRTGMLIGSPGFMSPEQVRGLDLTPASDVFCLGAVLVYAATGRLLFGATETGLNAHLFRIAEEEADLTGVPESLVDLVRACLDKDPAKRPTPHEVAERTATDAAGEWLPGAVLAQLGRRAAHLLDYAPAPPQGAPAARPDPRVPAVRTTPPPPAYVPTTPAHAGPHRPNPEVPHPRRWWGLVVLALVQVVVLIDATCSTMALVWTGPLRRSDDLKVASTVYLDVIPIAYALGFVGLLPFGARVADLMGRKRMLIVGLVGFAAAATLSGTATSAGTGLTGRALQGAFAALISSSAPILVSTSFTDARERRKAFGIYVAIAGVGPALGLLAAWLLPPMAYWRWCLFAATPFVIAAIAATLLVHDRPGRIGVRFDGRGVLLGAGGIAAVTGAVPHFTGYVILLPAAGILLAAFVWWQTRTNGALASPSGVGAQAHVGYLPAMALANVGTWALLAAMGYIEETMVLPIR, from the coding sequence GTGGAACCACTGACGGGGGAGGATCCCGCTCACATAGGCTCGTACCGCCTGATCGCCCGCCTCGGCGCGGGCGGGATGGGACTGGTCTACCTGGGTCGCTCCGACCTGGGACGGACGGTCGCCGTCAAGGTCGTCCAGACCGAGTACGCCCAGCACACCGAGTTCCGCAGGCGCTTCGCGCGCGAGGTGGCCGCCGCCCGACGGGTGGGCGGACTCTGGACGGCCGACGTCCTGGACGCCGACACCGAGGCCGCCGTGCCGTGGGTGGCGACCCAGTACATCCCGGGTCCCGACCTGACCACCGTCGTGAAGCGGGACTTCGGGCCGTTGCCCGAGCAGTCGGTCCGCACCCTCGCCAACCGCCTCGCCCTCGCCCTGCGGGCCGTGCACGAGGTGGGCCTGATCCACCGCGACCTCAAGCCGTCCAACGTCCTGATCACCGTGGACGGCCCTCGCGTCATCGACTTCGGCATCGCGCGGGCGATGGACAGCCTGGCCGGGGACAGCCTGCACACCCGCACCGGCATGCTGATCGGCTCGCCCGGCTTCATGTCGCCGGAGCAGGTGCGCGGCCTCGACCTCACCCCCGCCAGCGACGTCTTCTGCCTGGGTGCCGTCCTCGTCTACGCCGCCACCGGGCGCCTCCTGTTCGGCGCCACGGAGACCGGCCTGAACGCGCACCTCTTCCGGATCGCCGAGGAGGAGGCGGACCTGACCGGGGTGCCGGAATCGCTGGTCGATCTCGTACGGGCATGTCTGGACAAGGATCCGGCCAAGCGGCCCACCCCGCACGAGGTGGCCGAGCGCACGGCGACCGACGCGGCCGGTGAATGGCTGCCGGGAGCGGTGCTGGCCCAGCTCGGCCGCCGCGCCGCCCATCTGCTGGACTACGCCCCTGCCCCACCGCAGGGTGCGCCCGCCGCCCGGCCGGACCCCCGCGTCCCAGCTGTCCGAACGACGCCCCCACCGCCCGCGTACGTCCCGACGACCCCCGCCCACGCCGGCCCCCACCGCCCGAACCCGGAGGTCCCCCATCCCCGGCGCTGGTGGGGCCTGGTGGTGCTCGCTCTGGTTCAGGTGGTCGTGCTGATCGATGCGACGTGCTCCACTATGGCGCTGGTGTGGACCGGCCCCCTGAGGCGCTCCGATGACCTGAAGGTGGCATCCACCGTCTACCTGGATGTGATCCCCATCGCCTATGCGCTGGGCTTCGTCGGGCTGCTGCCGTTCGGCGCCCGCGTCGCGGACCTCATGGGCCGCAAGAGGATGCTGATCGTCGGCCTGGTGGGGTTCGCGGCGGCCGCCACACTCAGCGGCACGGCGACCTCCGCCGGCACGGGGCTCACGGGCCGTGCCCTACAGGGCGCCTTCGCCGCGCTGATCTCGTCGTCCGCCCCGATCCTGGTGTCCACCTCCTTCACCGACGCGCGGGAACGCCGCAAGGCGTTCGGGATCTACGTCGCGATCGCGGGCGTCGGCCCGGCGCTCGGCTTGCTGGCGGCCTGGCTGCTCCCTCCCATGGCCTACTGGCGTTGGTGCCTCTTCGCCGCGACCCCCTTCGTGATCGCCGCGATCGCAGCGACACTCCTGGTGCACGACCGTCCAGGTCGCATCGGCGTCCGCTTCGACGGGCGCGGGGTGCTGCTCGGCGCCGGCGGTATCGCCGCAGTCACCGGGGCTGTTCCGCACTTCACGGGCTACGTCATCCTGCTTCCGGCCGCCGGCATCCTGCTCGCCGCCTTCGTGTGGTGGCAGACCAGGACGAACGGCGCTCTGGCTTCGCCTTCCGGCGTCGGAGCCCAGGCACACGTCGGATACTTGCCTGCGATGGCCCTGGCCAACGTCGGCACCTGGGCCCTGCTCGCAGCCATGGGATACATCGAAGAGACAATGGTCCTGCCCATCAGGTGA
- a CDS encoding DUF397 domain-containing protein, which yields MARSRKCWERHEHQALGSGLSALTWVKSSYSASDSNDCVEVAHLPGTILVRDSKVADGDLLSLSPAAWAGFVAHAAD from the coding sequence ATGGCCCGGTCGAGAAAGTGCTGGGAGAGACATGAGCATCAAGCCCTCGGCAGCGGCCTTTCCGCACTGACGTGGGTCAAGAGCAGCTACAGCGCCAGTGACAGCAACGACTGTGTCGAGGTCGCCCACCTGCCCGGGACCATCCTCGTGCGCGATTCGAAGGTCGCCGACGGCGACCTGCTGTCGCTCAGCCCCGCCGCTTGGGCCGGCTTCGTGGCTCACGCCGCAGACTAG
- a CDS encoding ATP-binding protein: MRFVCAHVRLHGPVGQDRTVLDSRRTQRPQLCSGYARMATLSHVNQEISLVAELAANAVTHGRVPGRGFRLRLGFRADPTLRIEVSDTRSEAVPPGAPQPPDPEAESGRGLLLVCAPASRWGTEHGPVPVKTVWAEMDLSSPISPDRGFHDPVDGSPVSLDA; this comes from the coding sequence ATCCGCTTCGTCTGTGCTCACGTCCGCCTCCATGGGCCGGTGGGACAGGACAGGACCGTCCTGGACAGCCGCCGTACACAGCGGCCTCAGCTCTGTTCAGGTTACGCACGGATGGCCACGCTGAGTCACGTGAATCAGGAAATCTCCCTCGTCGCCGAGCTGGCCGCGAACGCCGTGACGCACGGGAGGGTGCCGGGGCGGGGCTTCCGGCTCCGGCTGGGCTTCAGGGCCGACCCTACGCTGCGTATCGAGGTATCGGACACGCGTTCGGAGGCTGTACCACCCGGCGCGCCCCAACCACCCGACCCCGAGGCGGAATCGGGGCGGGGTCTGCTCCTGGTCTGCGCGCCGGCCTCGCGATGGGGAACGGAACACGGTCCCGTACCCGTGAAAACGGTGTGGGCGGAAATGGATCTATCGAGTCCGATTTCACCGGATCGAGGTTTCCACGACCCGGTGGACGGCTCACCGGTATCGCTCGACGCCTAA
- a CDS encoding helix-turn-helix domain-containing protein, whose protein sequence is MADQQLSAPVRVSSGIRHINREHRSRYVKIGNHLAQHRELSITAIGLATHIQSLPAGAKVTIKALAERFPEGEVRIATALRELERHGYLARYQERLPSGRVVTCTVSYNNPSALTSQADDDEPPPEPPAPKRDRPEVRPEPRLPEPDTDPAPEVHAEAASLLAGLRLRDPRLVLSERDVTRLAPAVAAWLERGLPPSAVAATLTGSLPLTPIHSPYGLLAHRLRELLPPRLPDPGTARPAPADLRIDPLQACDTCERAYRSPTPGQCPPCTRREAAAAAAA, encoded by the coding sequence ATGGCTGACCAGCAGCTTAGCGCGCCCGTGCGCGTCTCGTCGGGCATCCGACACATCAACCGCGAGCACCGCTCGCGGTACGTCAAGATCGGCAACCACCTCGCCCAGCACCGCGAGTTGAGCATCACGGCGATCGGACTGGCCACGCACATCCAGTCCCTCCCGGCCGGTGCCAAGGTGACCATCAAGGCCCTGGCCGAACGCTTCCCGGAGGGCGAGGTACGCATCGCCACCGCCCTGCGGGAGCTGGAGCGGCACGGGTATCTGGCCCGCTACCAGGAGCGGCTGCCGTCGGGCCGCGTCGTCACCTGCACGGTGTCGTACAACAACCCGTCGGCCCTCACGTCACAGGCCGACGACGACGAGCCGCCCCCGGAGCCCCCGGCCCCGAAGCGCGACAGGCCCGAGGTGCGGCCGGAGCCACGTCTCCCGGAGCCGGACACCGACCCGGCTCCCGAAGTGCACGCCGAAGCGGCTTCGTTGCTGGCCGGGCTGCGCCTGAGGGATCCCCGGCTGGTCCTCTCCGAGCGGGACGTGACCCGCCTGGCACCCGCCGTGGCGGCCTGGCTGGAGCGGGGTCTGCCGCCGAGCGCCGTGGCCGCCACCCTCACCGGCAGTCTGCCGCTCACGCCGATCCACTCCCCGTACGGCCTGCTCGCCCACCGCCTGCGCGAGCTGCTCCCGCCCCGCCTGCCGGACCCGGGGACGGCTCGACCGGCGCCGGCTGACCTCCGGATCGACCCGTTGCAGGCCTGCGACACCTGCGAGCGCGCCTACCGCTCCCCCACTCCCGGCCAGTGCCCACCCTGCACTCGGCGGGAAGCGGCAGCGGCAGCGGCGGCCTAG
- a CDS encoding maleylpyruvate isomerase family mycothiol-dependent enzyme has translation MPNILEFPEVLRLIEDRSAAFRAAIASAPDLDVQVPTCPDWTLRELAQHLGDGRRRQAAIVAAGPGAGPPARTDPKGAPTAPRDREALDAWLAESTELMLDAMREAGPDRGCWTWWGRSQAPETSGAVARHQIQELAVHTYDVQLTQGVVQPLPTDVAVEGVDEFLTTVAATTVPWPFKPATIDLHATEGRSWRLTLNADGVRCDDLAADAEPGDMAMRGAASELVLYFYARVPLDGLETTGDTEPMEQLAEWDPNE, from the coding sequence GTGCCAAACATCTTGGAGTTCCCCGAGGTCCTGCGGTTGATCGAAGACCGCTCGGCCGCGTTCCGCGCCGCGATCGCGTCCGCCCCCGACCTTGACGTCCAGGTCCCGACCTGCCCGGACTGGACGCTGCGCGAACTGGCGCAGCACCTCGGCGACGGCCGCCGCCGCCAGGCCGCCATCGTCGCGGCGGGCCCGGGTGCCGGGCCCCCGGCGAGGACGGACCCGAAGGGCGCCCCGACCGCGCCCCGCGACCGCGAAGCCCTGGACGCCTGGCTCGCCGAGTCGACCGAGCTCATGCTCGACGCGATGCGCGAGGCCGGCCCGGACCGCGGCTGCTGGACCTGGTGGGGCCGCTCGCAGGCCCCGGAGACCAGCGGAGCCGTGGCCCGGCACCAGATCCAGGAGCTCGCCGTCCACACCTACGACGTCCAGCTCACCCAGGGGGTCGTACAGCCGCTGCCGACGGACGTCGCGGTCGAGGGCGTCGACGAGTTCCTGACGACCGTCGCGGCGACGACCGTCCCCTGGCCGTTCAAGCCGGCGACCATCGACCTGCACGCGACCGAGGGCCGCTCCTGGCGCCTGACCCTCAACGCCGACGGCGTCCGCTGCGACGACCTCGCCGCCGACGCGGAGCCGGGCGACATGGCGATGCGAGGCGCGGCGAGCGAACTGGTCCTCTACTTCTACGCGCGCGTCCCGCTCGACGGCCTGGAAACCACCGGCGACACCGAGCCGATGGAGCAGCTCGCGGAGTGGGACCCGAACGAGTAA
- a CDS encoding papain-like cysteine protease family protein: MARFRYATAASAVALAALGTLAVAGGTAHAEAAQDNISMYKQEKTQWCWVASGLTIAKFQGYGSTQTDFCTRAQPAYGCNNQPATLSDMARGWSSLGMAHPGSGLDSAATFNQVYTDVKAARPVASRIGWTSGGGHMNVVYGFDTSNNTIGVADPWPDTTTYTWWNYSDYVSNSSSKWTHSRIGISR, translated from the coding sequence ATGGCCAGATTCAGGTACGCAACCGCCGCGTCGGCCGTCGCGCTGGCCGCTTTGGGGACACTCGCGGTCGCGGGAGGCACGGCTCACGCGGAAGCGGCTCAGGACAACATCAGCATGTACAAGCAGGAGAAGACCCAGTGGTGCTGGGTCGCCTCCGGGCTGACGATCGCCAAGTTCCAGGGCTACGGGTCCACCCAGACGGACTTCTGCACCCGTGCCCAGCCCGCCTACGGCTGCAACAACCAGCCGGCCACGCTCAGCGACATGGCCAGGGGCTGGAGCAGCCTCGGCATGGCCCACCCCGGCTCGGGCCTGGACAGCGCGGCCACGTTCAACCAGGTGTACACCGACGTCAAGGCGGCGCGGCCGGTCGCCTCCCGCATCGGGTGGACGTCCGGTGGCGGCCACATGAACGTGGTTTACGGCTTCGACACGTCGAACAACACCATCGGCGTGGCCGACCCGTGGCCGGACACCACCACGTACACGTGGTGGAACTACAGCGACTACGTGAGCAACAGCTCGTCCAAGTGGACTCACTCCCGCATCGGCATCTCCCGCTAA
- a CDS encoding bifunctional [glutamine synthetase] adenylyltransferase/[glutamine synthetase]-adenylyl-L-tyrosine phosphorylase, which translates to MTVPGRRSSTFSRLLRSGFTDPSAAARLLDADALASVRTDPVLLDALGATADPDLALRGLVRLAEAQSDEDRPRLLDTLVSAKPLRDRLLGVLGASEALADHLARHPLDWQALVTYEASDLHPGLADFERGLADAHDPVHLRVAYRRCLLSIAARDVCGTIDLAQTAAELADLATATLRAALRIATAAAPEDAARCRLAVIAMGKCGGNELNYVSDVDVIFVGEAANGSADEPKALQAATRLASHLMRICSDTTVEGTIWPVDANLRPEGRNGPLVRTLSSHLAYYQRWAKTWEFQALLKARAVAGDPELGAQYIDAISPLVWQAAERENFVADVQKMRRRVVDNIPADRIDRELKLGPGGLRDVEFAVQLLQLVHGRGDATLHSGTTLDALHALAAGGYVGRADAAQLNDAYRFLRTMEHRIQLYRLRRTHLVPEGENDLRRLGRSMGLRTEPVAELVKAWRRHASVVRRLHEKLFYRPLLDAVAQLNPGEVRLSSRAAGQRLEALGYADPVAALRHLEALASGVSRKAAIQRTLLPVLLGWFADSADPDAGLLNFRKVSDALGKTPWYLRLLRDEGAAAENLARVLSAGRLAPDLLLRAPEAVALLGDAEGLEPRTHEALAQEVLAAVGRADTAEAAVTAVRGVRRRELFRTAAADIISSYGTEDSPAETDPGALVDRVGRAVSDLTAATVAGALRAAVGGNWGETLPTRFAVIGVGRFGGHELGYGSDADVLFVHEPREGVDEQEAAKAAQAVIAEMRRLLQLPTADPPLLIDADLRPEGRSGPLVRTLASYAAYYRRWSLTWESQALLRAEPVAGDADLGRRFIELIDPLRYPVEGLGDDAVREIRRLKARMESERLPRGADPTLHTKLGRGGLSDVEWTVQLTQMRHAWAEPGLRTTRTREALAAAHAAGLIPTDEAQILDEAWVLATRVRNAVMLVRGRAGDSFPSDSRELAAVGRYLGYAEGTVGEMLDDYRRTTRRARAVVDDLFYGS; encoded by the coding sequence ATGACAGTCCCGGGACGTAGGAGCAGTACCTTCAGTCGGCTGCTGCGCAGCGGGTTCACCGACCCCTCCGCCGCGGCCCGGCTCCTCGACGCCGACGCGCTCGCCTCCGTCCGCACCGACCCCGTCCTCCTCGACGCCCTCGGCGCCACCGCCGATCCGGACCTCGCCCTGCGGGGACTCGTCCGCCTCGCCGAGGCGCAGAGCGACGAGGACCGCCCCCGCCTCCTCGACACCCTCGTCAGCGCCAAGCCCCTGCGCGACCGCCTCCTCGGCGTACTCGGCGCCTCTGAAGCCCTCGCGGACCACCTCGCCCGCCACCCCCTCGACTGGCAGGCCCTCGTCACCTACGAGGCCTCCGACCTGCACCCCGGCCTCGCCGACTTCGAACGCGGCCTCGCCGACGCCCACGACCCCGTCCACCTGCGCGTCGCCTACCGCCGCTGCCTGCTGTCCATCGCCGCCCGCGACGTCTGCGGCACCATCGACCTCGCCCAGACCGCCGCCGAGCTCGCCGACCTCGCCACCGCCACCCTCCGCGCCGCCCTGCGCATCGCGACCGCCGCCGCCCCCGAGGACGCCGCCCGCTGCCGGCTCGCCGTCATCGCGATGGGCAAGTGCGGCGGCAACGAGCTGAACTACGTCTCCGACGTCGACGTGATCTTCGTCGGGGAAGCCGCCAACGGCTCGGCCGACGAACCCAAGGCGCTCCAGGCCGCCACCCGCCTCGCCTCCCACCTCATGCGCATCTGCTCCGACACCACCGTCGAGGGCACCATCTGGCCCGTCGACGCCAACCTGCGCCCCGAGGGCAGGAACGGTCCTCTCGTCCGCACCCTGTCCTCCCACTTGGCCTACTACCAACGCTGGGCCAAGACCTGGGAGTTCCAAGCCCTCCTCAAGGCCCGCGCCGTCGCCGGCGACCCCGAACTGGGCGCCCAGTACATCGACGCCATAAGCCCCCTCGTATGGCAGGCCGCCGAACGCGAGAACTTCGTCGCCGACGTCCAGAAGATGCGCCGCCGCGTCGTCGACAACATCCCCGCCGACCGGATCGACCGCGAACTCAAGCTCGGCCCCGGCGGCCTGCGCGACGTCGAGTTCGCCGTCCAACTCCTCCAGCTCGTCCACGGCCGCGGCGACGCCACCCTGCACTCCGGCACCACCCTCGACGCCCTGCACGCCCTCGCCGCCGGCGGCTACGTCGGCCGCGCCGACGCCGCCCAACTGAACGACGCGTACCGCTTCCTGCGCACCATGGAGCACCGCATCCAGCTCTACCGGCTGCGCCGCACCCACCTCGTCCCCGAGGGCGAGAACGACCTGCGGCGCCTCGGCCGCTCCATGGGCCTGCGCACCGAACCCGTCGCCGAACTGGTCAAGGCCTGGCGCCGGCACGCCTCCGTCGTCCGCCGCCTGCACGAGAAGCTGTTCTACCGGCCCCTCCTCGACGCCGTCGCCCAACTCAACCCCGGCGAGGTCCGCCTCTCCTCGCGCGCCGCCGGCCAGCGCCTCGAAGCCCTCGGTTACGCCGACCCCGTCGCCGCCCTGCGCCACCTCGAAGCCCTCGCCTCCGGCGTCAGCCGCAAGGCCGCCATCCAGCGCACCCTGCTGCCCGTCCTCCTCGGCTGGTTCGCCGACTCCGCCGACCCGGACGCCGGCCTGCTGAACTTCCGCAAGGTCTCCGACGCCCTCGGCAAGACCCCCTGGTACCTGCGCCTGCTGCGCGACGAGGGCGCCGCCGCCGAGAACCTCGCCCGCGTCCTGTCGGCCGGACGCCTCGCCCCCGACCTGCTGTTGCGCGCCCCCGAGGCCGTCGCCCTGCTCGGCGACGCCGAGGGCCTGGAGCCCCGTACGCACGAGGCCCTCGCCCAGGAGGTGCTCGCCGCCGTCGGCCGCGCCGACACCGCCGAAGCCGCCGTCACCGCCGTCCGAGGCGTACGGCGCCGCGAACTGTTCCGCACGGCCGCCGCCGACATCATCAGCTCCTACGGCACGGAGGACAGCCCAGCCGAGACCGACCCCGGCGCCCTCGTCGACCGCGTCGGCCGCGCCGTCTCCGACCTCACCGCCGCCACCGTCGCCGGCGCCCTGCGCGCCGCCGTCGGCGGCAACTGGGGCGAGACCCTCCCCACCCGCTTCGCCGTCATCGGCGTCGGCCGCTTCGGCGGACACGAACTGGGCTACGGCTCCGACGCCGACGTCCTGTTCGTCCACGAACCCCGCGAGGGCGTGGACGAACAGGAAGCCGCCAAGGCCGCGCAGGCCGTCATCGCCGAAATGCGCAGGCTCCTCCAACTCCCCACCGCCGACCCGCCGCTCCTCATCGACGCCGACCTGCGCCCCGAAGGCCGCTCAGGCCCCCTGGTGCGCACCCTCGCCTCCTACGCCGCCTACTACCGCCGCTGGTCCCTGACCTGGGAGAGCCAGGCCCTGCTACGGGCCGAGCCGGTCGCCGGTGACGCGGACCTCGGCCGCCGCTTCATCGAGCTGATCGACCCGCTGCGCTACCCGGTGGAAGGCCTCGGCGACGACGCGGTCCGCGAGATCCGCCGTCTCAAAGCCCGCATGGAATCGGAACGCCTTCCCCGGGGAGCCGACCCGACCCTGCACACCAAACTCGGCCGGGGCGGGCTCAGCGACGTCGAATGGACCGTCCAGCTCACGCAGATGCGGCACGCCTGGGCCGAACCGGGCCTGCGCACCACCCGCACCCGCGAGGCCCTCGCCGCCGCCCACGCCGCCGGCCTGATCCCGACGGACGAGGCCCAGATCCTCGACGAGGCCTGGGTGCTCGCCACCCGCGTCCGCAACGCCGTCATGCTGGTGCGCGGCCGCGCCGGCGACAGCTTCCCCTCCGACTCCCGCGAACTGGCCGCCGTGGGCCGCTACCTCGGCTACGCGGAAGGCACCGTCGGCGAGATGCTCGACGACTACCGCCGCACCACCCGCCGCGCCCGCGCGGTCGTGGACGACCTCTTCTACGGGAGCTAG